The following are from one region of the Pseudorasbora parva isolate DD20220531a chromosome 12, ASM2467924v1, whole genome shotgun sequence genome:
- the nr4a2b gene encoding nuclear receptor subfamily 4 group A member 2b has translation MPCVQAQYGTSPPGASPASQSYSYNTTGEYNCDFLTPEFVKFSMDLTNAEIAVTSSLPSFSTFVDTYNSSYDVKPPCLYQMSHSGDQLSIKVEEIPAHSYHHHHQQQQQQQHHHQPHQAEESIPHTGPIYYKPSSPNISQSPSFPAPPHHTWEDSGSLHSFHQNYLATSHMIDQQRKNAMSRLFSFKQSPVDTPMSSCQMRFDGSLHVSMGPDTPGAHRALDSFGLPGPPRKQHGVGLPHSLNVGHPLLESPVASPPARGSPSSEGLCAVCGDNAACQHYGVRTCEGCKGFFKRTVQKNAKYVCLANKNCPVDKRRRNRCQYCRFQKCLVVGMVKEVVRTASLKGRRGRLPSKPKSPQDIPVPMTPVNLLNALVRAHLDSNPSMARLDYSKFQTSPEYHSGGDESLHIQQFYDLLTASMSIIRGWAEKIPGFTDLPKCDQELLFESAFLELFVLRLAYRSNLAEDKLIFCNGVVLHKLQCVRGFGEWIDSIVEFSSNLLSMSIDVSAFSCIAALTIVTERHGLKEPKKTEELQNKLINCLKDQVSCSGELSKLLEKLPEVRALCTQGLQRIFYLKLEDLVPTPAIIDKLFHDTLPF, from the exons ATGCCCTGCGTCCAGGCTCAGTATGGGACATCACCTCCAGGAGCCAGCCCTGCATCTCAGAGTTACAGCTACAACACCACGGGAGAGTACAACTGCGACTTCCTAACACCGGAGTTTGTCAAGTTTAGCATGGACCTGACTAACGCAGAGATAGCCGTCACTTCTTCGCTCCCCAGTTTCAGCACCTTTGTGGACACCTACAATTCCAGCTACGACGTGAAGCCTCCCTGCCTCTACCAAATGTCCCACTCTGGGGATCAGCTGTCCATCAAGGTGGAGGAGATACCCGCACACAgctaccatcatcatcatcagcagcagcagcagcagcagcatcacCATCAGCCGCACCAGGCTGAGGAGAGCATACCCCATACCGGACCTATATACTATAAACCATCCTCCCCAAACATCTCCCAGTCGCCCAGTTTCCCAGCGCCTCCGCACCACACGTGGGAAGATAGCGGGTCCCTTCACAGCTTTCATCAGAACTACCTTGCGACTTCACACATGATAGACCAGCAGCGGAAAAACGCGATGTCTCGGTTGTTCTCGTTCAAGCAGTCTCCTGTTGACACGCCGATGTCAAGCTGCCAGATGCGCTTCGATGGATCTCTGCACGTGTCCATGGGCCCGGACACCCCGGGTGCGCATCGTGCGCTGGACAGTTTTGGTTTACCAGGACCTCCAAGGAAACAGCACGGTGTGGGTTTACCCCATTCCCTTAACGTCGGACATCCATTACTGGAAAGCCCGGTGGCCTCACCCCCGGCAAGAGGATCTCCGTCCAGCGAGGGTCTGTGCGCTGTGTGCGGAGACAACGCCGCCTGCCAGCACTACGGAGTGCGCACATGCGAGGGGTGCAAAGGATTCTTCAAG CGCACGGTGCAGAAAAACGCCAAATACGTTTGTCTGGCAAACAAAAACTGTCCTGTGGATAAAAGGCGGCGAAATCGATGCCAATATTGCCGTTTTCAAAAGTGCCTGGTCGTGGGGATGGTAAAGGAAG ttgtGAGAACAGCCAGTTTAAAAGGTCGAAGAGGTCGCCTCCCATCCAAACCTAAAAGTCCGCAGGACATCCCTGTCCCTATGACACCCGTCAATCTCCTGAACGCCCTAGTGAGAGCGCATTTAGACTCCAACCCCTCCATGGCCCGGCTGGATTACTCTAAG TTTCAGACGAGTCCAGAgtatcacagtggaggagatgaATCTCTGCACATTCAGCAGTTCTACGATCTACTCACTGCTTCGATGAGCATCATTCGCGGATGGGCCGAAAAAATCCCTGGGTTTACAGACCTTCCCAAATGCGACCAGGAGCTGCTTTTCGAGTCAGCCTTCCTTGAACTTTTTGTGCTGCGGCTGGCTTACAG ATCTAACCTGGCAGAGGACAAACTTATTTTTTGCAACGGAGTGGTTTTACACAAGTTGCAATGTGTGCGAGGCTTTGGGGAGTGGATCGACTCTATTGTCGAGTTTTCTTCCAACCTTCTGAGCATGAGCATAGATGTGTCTGCCTTCTCCTGCATAGCCGCTCTCACCATAGTAACAG AGAGACACGGACTAAAAGAGCCCAAGAAAACAGAAGAACTtcaaaacaagctaataaactGTCTGAAGGACCAGGTGTCCTGCAGTGGTGAATTGTCTAAACTGTTGGAGAAGCTGCCGGAGGTGCGCGCGCTGTGCACGCAGGGACTGCAGCGCATCTTTTACTTGAAACTGGAGGATTTGGTTCCCACGCCTGCGATCATTGACAAACTTTTTCACGACACCCTGCCGTTCTGA